From the Chthoniobacterales bacterium genome, one window contains:
- the ubiE gene encoding bifunctional demethylmenaquinone methyltransferase/2-methoxy-6-polyprenyl-1,4-benzoquinol methylase UbiE, translating to MTAGQADVSRDPESVRAMFDRIARRYDLANHLLSGGADFLWRRRAAKIVSDWKPRDLLDLATGSGDLALAIQRQLPETKIVAADFSPDMLEVARRKSVANTVVADALQLPFESASFDAVTVAFGLRNMADWDRALAEMARVLRPGGHLLVLDFSIPIGALRPAYRFYLHRCLPLLASVVTGQKAAYDYLGGSIEKFPSGPAMLELIEQNGFTDATAEPLMGGIATIYTGGSRATSRDESRLHRAT from the coding sequence GTGACTGCCGGCCAAGCTGACGTTTCGCGCGATCCCGAGTCCGTGCGCGCGATGTTCGACCGAATCGCGCGGCGCTACGATCTCGCGAATCATCTGCTCAGCGGCGGCGCCGACTTTTTGTGGCGGCGCCGGGCAGCCAAAATCGTGAGCGACTGGAAGCCACGCGATCTTCTCGATCTGGCCACCGGCAGCGGCGATCTGGCTCTGGCGATTCAACGCCAGTTGCCGGAAACAAAGATCGTGGCCGCCGATTTCTCGCCGGACATGCTGGAGGTCGCGCGAAGAAAGAGCGTGGCCAACACCGTAGTGGCAGACGCCCTGCAATTGCCATTCGAGAGCGCGTCATTCGATGCGGTCACGGTCGCGTTCGGATTGCGCAACATGGCGGATTGGGACCGCGCTCTGGCGGAAATGGCGCGGGTTCTGCGACCGGGCGGCCATCTCCTCGTTCTCGATTTTTCCATTCCAATAGGCGCTCTTCGCCCCGCATATCGTTTCTATTTGCATCGCTGTCTGCCGCTCCTTGCCTCTGTCGTGACCGGCCAAAAAGCCGCGTATGATTATCTCGGCGGCTCGATCGAGAAATTTCCGAGTGGTCCGGCGATGCTGGAGTTGATTGAGCAAAATGGATTCACCGACGCGACCGCTGAGCCGCTGATGGGAGGAATTGCGACGATTTATACAGGTGGATCGCGCGCTACGTCGCGCGATGAGAGTCGCCTCCATCGCGCGACGTAG
- a CDS encoding succinate dehydrogenase/fumarate reductase iron-sulfur subunit, which translates to MQATFKIWRGDASGGAFEDYTTEVSEGMVVLDAVHDIQAKQANDLACRWNCKAGKCGSCSAEVNGIPKLMCMSRLNDLPLDKPVTIEPIKSFPIKKDLITDVSWNFRVKKKIKPFKPRPPDAADGTWRMAQEDIDRVQEFRKCIECFLCQDVCHVLRDHRKHEEFIGPRFLIYTAALEMHPLDTEDRLEELRKAHGIGYCNITKCCTKVCPEEIHITDNGIIPLKERVVDDHYDPLGWIWKKLK; encoded by the coding sequence GTGCAAGCCACTTTCAAGATCTGGCGAGGCGACGCGAGCGGCGGCGCCTTCGAGGATTACACAACGGAAGTTTCCGAAGGCATGGTGGTGCTCGATGCCGTTCACGACATCCAGGCGAAACAGGCGAACGACCTGGCCTGCCGATGGAATTGCAAGGCCGGCAAGTGCGGCTCCTGTTCCGCCGAGGTAAATGGCATCCCGAAATTGATGTGCATGTCGCGCCTCAACGATCTCCCCCTCGACAAGCCGGTCACGATCGAGCCGATCAAGTCGTTCCCGATCAAGAAAGACCTGATCACCGATGTGTCCTGGAATTTTCGGGTGAAGAAAAAAATCAAGCCCTTCAAACCGCGCCCGCCGGATGCCGCCGACGGCACCTGGCGCATGGCGCAGGAAGACATCGATCGCGTCCAGGAATTCCGGAAATGCATCGAGTGCTTCCTGTGCCAGGACGTTTGCCACGTCCTGCGCGATCACCGGAAGCACGAGGAATTCATCGGCCCGCGTTTCCTGATTTACACGGCCGCGCTCGAGATGCATCCACTCGACACCGAGGATCGCCTCGAGGAATTGCGGAAGGCGCACGGCATCGGTTACTGCAACATCACGAAATGTTGCACGAAGGTTTGTCCCGAGGAGATTCACATCACCGACAACGGGATCATTCCGTTGAAGGAGCGAGTGGTCGATGATCACTACGATCCGCTGGGTTGGATCTGGAAGAAACTAAAGTAG